The following are encoded together in the Bubalus kerabau isolate K-KA32 ecotype Philippines breed swamp buffalo chromosome 3, PCC_UOA_SB_1v2, whole genome shotgun sequence genome:
- the LOC129645361 gene encoding N-acetyllactosaminide beta-1,6-N-acetylglucosaminyl-transferase-like yields MTLKMFKFVVGFMAISVTLSFLYSNNFNLPKHLLVGKIADSSVLAEACDMVVAGKKILGENIPMTPLKDITCQQYLTQNHYIMKPLSKEEAEFPLAYVMVIHKDLDTFQRLFRAVYMPQNVYCVHVDEKATAKFKDAVEQLLSCFPNAFLASKMESVVYAGISRLQADLNCLQDLIDSEVPWKYTINTCGQDFPLKTNREIIQHLKGFKGKNITPGVLPPPHIIRRTKYRHLEQRYSLFSFMLWTWIRKMPPPHNLTIYFGSAYVALTREFVNFVLRDQRALDLLEWSRDTYSPDEHFWVTLNRIPGLPGALVAKTPHFLEF; encoded by the coding sequence ATGACGCTGAAGATGTTCAAGTTTGTCGTGGGATTTATGGCCATTTCTGTAACTCTTTCGTTCCTGTATAGCAACAATTTCAACTTGCCGAAACATCTGCTAGTGGGGAAAATCGCAGACTCTTCAGTGCTTGCAGAGGCCTGTGACATGGTTGTAGCAGGAAAGAAAATCTTGGGTGAAAATATACCAATGACGCCACTGAAAGACATAACTTGCCAACAATACCTGACCCAGAATCACTACATAATGAAACCTCTGTCCAAAGAAGAAGCTGAGTTCCCTCTGGCATATGTCATGGTCATCCACAAAGACTTGGATACATTCCAGAGGCTCTTCAGGGCTGTCTACATGCCTCAGAACGTCTACTGTGTTCACGTGGATGAGAAAGCGACGGCTAAATTTAAAGATGCAGTGGAGCAATTACTGAGCTGCTTCCCAAACGCCTTTCTGGCTTCCAAGATGGAGTCTGTGGTCTACGCAGGAATTTCCAGGCTCCAGGCTGACCTGAACTGCCTGCAAGACCTCATAGACTCGGAGGTCCCGTGGAAATACACCATCAACACTTGTGGGCAAGATTTCCCCCTGAAAACCAACCGGGAGATCATCCAGCATCTCAAAGGATTTAAAGGGAAAAACATCACCCCCGGGGTGCTGCCTCCTCCTCACATTATCAGAAGGACTAAATACAGGCACCTGGAGCAGAGATAcagtttgttttcctttatgcTGTGGACTTGGATTAGAAAAATGCCTCCTCCCCATAATCTCACCATTTACTTTGGTTCCGCCTACGTAGCGCTTACAAGAGAATTTGTTAATTTTGTTCTCCGAGACCAGAGGGCTCTTGACTTACTTGAGTGGTCAAGGGACACGTACTCTCCTGATGAGCATTTCTGGGTGACGCTGAACAGGATTCCAG